The Akkermansia sp. RCC_12PD genome contains the following window.
AAACGGCTATTTGCGGCACGGACCTTCATATCTGGAACTGGGACAAGTGGGCCCAGCAGACCATTCCCGTGGGCATGCATGTGGGGCACGAATTCTGCGGCGTTATTGAGTCCGTAGGTTCATCCGTGACCGAGTACAAGCCCGGGGAGATCGTTTCCGGAGAAGGGCACATCGTCTGCGGCCACTGCCGCAGCTGCCGCTCCGGCCAGAAGCACTTGTGCCCGAATACGCAGGGCGTGGGAGTGAACAGGCCCGGATGCTTTGCGGAATACCTTTCCATTCCCCAGGACAACGTGGTGCGCATCCACAAGAACATTCCGATGGAAATCGCCTCCATTTTCGACCCGCTGGGCAATGCCGTCCATACGGCCCTTTCCTGGGACCTGGTGGGCGAAGATGTCCTGATTACGGGCGCCGGCGTCATCGGCTGCATGGCCGCCGCCGTGTGCAAAAAGGCCGGGGCCAAAACCGTGGTGATTACGGACATCAACGATTTCCGCCTGGGTCTGGCCAGAACTCTGGGAGCGGACCGCACAGTGAATGTGACCCGTGAAAAACTTTCCGACGTGATGAAGGAACTGGAGATGACGGAAGGGTTTGACGTGTGCCTGGAAATGAGCGGCGCTCCCTCCTGCCTGAAAGACATCATCGACAATTCCCGCAATGGTGCGAGTATTTCCCTGTTGGGGATTCAGCCGGACGGCTCCAGCATCGAATGGAACAAGTTCATCTGGAAGGGGCTGAAGATGAAAGGCATTTATGGACGTGAAATTTTTGAAACATGGCACAAGATGGATTCCATGATCCGCAGCGGCCTGGACATCGCACCGATCATCACGCACCGCCTGCCCTATACGGAGTTCCGGGAAGGCTTTGAGGCCATGAATTCCGGCAAGTCCGGTAAAGTGGTGCTGGACTGGGTCAACTGAGCCTGGCTGCCGCCAGTCGCATTTGCCCCGGCTTTCATTGAAAGGGAAGCCGGGGCTTTTTTACAGAGGTGGGTCACGCGGTTTTCCGGGGTATGGCCGGAACCTGGGCGGCCTGGGCCAGTCTCCGGCGTTCCTCCTTCATGCGACGTGCGTAGCTGTCGTCGTCTTCCTCAAAGGCATCCGGATGTGTCAGTCTAAGACGCCGGATGACTTTTTCATGGTCCTGCGGAGAAACGATGTCCGTGAACAGGCTGCCGTGAAGGTGATCCACTTCATGCTGCAGACAGCGTGCCAGAAGGCCGTTGCATTTGATGGTAACGGTCCTTCCGTCCATCAGAATGAGCGTGGCTTTTACGCAGGAACGCCGCGTGACGTCCGCATATACCTTGGAGATGCTCAGGCACCCTTCCCGGTACGGGACTTTTTTGCCGAAGGGGTGGAGGACCGGGTTGATGAAGTTCAGCGGCATAAGTTGTGCCAGCGTGGCAGGGCTGCCGTCCACTTCCAGCCACGTGGTGGAGGTGTCCGTGAGGGGGATGTTGATGGTGACCATCTGGATGGGACGGCCCACCTGCGGCGCCGCCAGTCCGATGCCTCCCTGCGCCAGTGTTTCCTGCATGTCTTGCAGAAAGCTGAGGATGTCGGAATTGATATGGACAATGGGACTGCATTTCTCCCGGAGGGCGGGATGCCCGTATTGCAGAATGTCAAGAATCACGGCAGGTATGGTGTTGAATAGGTAATAAGGTGCGACTGTCCGTAAGAGGGAAACGTTCATTTTTTCTATAGTAAATACGGTGTGGAACTGCAGTAGACTTTCTTTGACGGCAAGATATGCCACGGCAAGTTTTTTGCGGATGGAATGAAAAGACCTTGAACTTTGTGCTGTCTTTTTTACGGTAACCATGCAGCCCGATGCTGCTGAGGCTTGCCCTCGTCAACGTCCCTCCCTCATGAAGCACAGATACCATCTCTTTTTATTCTTGAAATTTTCCTTGTTGGGAGGCGTATGCTTCCTGGCGCCATGTTCCTGCGGGGACAGGGAGGACGGGAATGCTCAGGCTCAGGAGAACGGCTCCGGGGAGCTTTCCCCGGTGGAATCTTATGAGGAATTGCTTTCTCTGCGGCTGAGGGATGTGGAGCAGATGGCTGATTTGATTGTCTCCGTCCAGGACCGCGACAGAGGGGAAGGCGTGATGGAAGAGCTGGGACGGCTGGCGGAACGGCAGAAGCAGTATGAGGAGAATTGCCGACAGCTTCTTACCCTGAATCCGGATATTCAGAAGTTGTCCAGGGAGAAGCATCCCGTTTTTCACGCCATTCTACGGGAACGCGTGGCGAAGGCGCACTCCCAAGTGATGGAGCAGCT
Protein-coding sequences here:
- the tdh gene encoding L-threonine 3-dehydrogenase, whose translation is MGRMKALVKTQAGPGLELMDVPMPEGGPNDVLIKIHKTAICGTDLHIWNWDKWAQQTIPVGMHVGHEFCGVIESVGSSVTEYKPGEIVSGEGHIVCGHCRSCRSGQKHLCPNTQGVGVNRPGCFAEYLSIPQDNVVRIHKNIPMEIASIFDPLGNAVHTALSWDLVGEDVLITGAGVIGCMAAAVCKKAGAKTVVITDINDFRLGLARTLGADRTVNVTREKLSDVMKELEMTEGFDVCLEMSGAPSCLKDIIDNSRNGASISLLGIQPDGSSIEWNKFIWKGLKMKGIYGREIFETWHKMDSMIRSGLDIAPIITHRLPYTEFREGFEAMNSGKSGKVVLDWVN
- the def gene encoding peptide deformylase, which produces MILDILQYGHPALREKCSPIVHINSDILSFLQDMQETLAQGGIGLAAPQVGRPIQMVTINIPLTDTSTTWLEVDGSPATLAQLMPLNFINPVLHPFGKKVPYREGCLSISKVYADVTRRSCVKATLILMDGRTVTIKCNGLLARCLQHEVDHLHGSLFTDIVSPQDHEKVIRRLRLTHPDAFEEDDDSYARRMKEERRRLAQAAQVPAIPRKTA